From the Acidilutibacter cellobiosedens genome, one window contains:
- a CDS encoding ABC transporter ATP-binding protein — translation MKPYVKKEIIGFIVICCMTFLTLLNPYIMKKIFDEAISMQNFKLLFRFIFIYGVVYLLRQALEIYQIYIFTYIGEKLVYDLRMNLYNALMNKNTIDLEEKGKGELISQILNEVPIIVNFLAGTSVNILIQVLNITATFIIVYSLNKLIAITLVIDAFFIWVITKRFNPKLKSINTLIIKNKATVNNTIKENLDNLKIIKYMHFYKYAAKKFSRALHKDILGKFSSISLTNKYNLYLSLLYFLPSLIILSYGGNQAIKQEITVGTMIALFTYINNFLNPIQILTNINIDFQASIVAFNRYYDTVSNTNEDKRELKKIKCLNDGIKLNNVSFGYDKNYLFKNINLNVHLNTVVKITGENGTGKSTLVDLLCGILIPDKGEIEYDGININDIDKHSLKKLIAIVPQRTYLFNDTIVNNIKVGRNIDEKIILDLCKKFELINSNNNLNLESMVINNGSNISGGECQKISLLRAIVNNPQIIIFDEFSTFIDEKTKNIFYKYMRQNKAGKIIIVISHETQLDLEVDINIDLSKQKIHIDQNYKEAVL, via the coding sequence ATGAAACCTTATGTAAAAAAAGAGATAATTGGGTTTATAGTAATATGTTGCATGACATTTTTAACACTCTTAAATCCTTATATAATGAAGAAAATATTTGATGAAGCAATTTCTATGCAAAATTTTAAACTACTATTCCGATTTATATTTATTTATGGTGTAGTATATTTATTGAGACAAGCTTTAGAAATTTATCAAATTTATATATTTACATATATTGGTGAAAAATTAGTGTATGATTTACGGATGAATTTATATAATGCATTAATGAATAAAAATACCATTGATTTAGAGGAAAAAGGAAAAGGTGAATTAATTTCACAAATTTTAAATGAAGTTCCTATTATTGTAAATTTTCTTGCTGGGACAAGTGTAAATATACTAATACAAGTCCTAAATATTACTGCAACTTTTATAATAGTATATTCTTTAAACAAATTAATAGCTATAACTTTGGTGATTGACGCTTTTTTTATATGGGTTATTACTAAACGTTTTAATCCAAAGTTAAAAAGTATTAATACTTTAATTATAAAAAATAAAGCTACTGTTAATAATACAATAAAAGAAAATTTAGATAATCTTAAGATTATTAAATATATGCATTTTTATAAATATGCAGCTAAAAAGTTTTCAAGAGCCTTACATAAAGACATATTAGGGAAATTTTCATCTATATCATTGACTAATAAATATAACTTATATTTATCGTTATTATATTTTTTACCTTCACTTATAATTCTATCATATGGAGGAAATCAAGCTATTAAACAAGAAATAACTGTTGGAACAATGATTGCATTATTTACATATATAAATAATTTCTTAAATCCAATACAAATATTAACGAATATAAATATAGATTTTCAAGCATCGATTGTTGCATTCAATAGATATTATGATACTGTTAGTAACACTAATGAAGATAAAAGAGAACTCAAAAAAATCAAATGTTTAAACGATGGAATAAAATTAAATAATGTTTCTTTTGGCTATGATAAAAACTATTTATTTAAAAATATAAATCTTAATGTACATTTGAATACTGTAGTAAAAATTACAGGAGAAAATGGAACAGGAAAATCAACTTTAGTTGATTTATTATGTGGTATATTGATCCCAGATAAAGGGGAAATAGAGTATGACGGTATAAACATAAATGATATCGATAAGCATTCATTAAAAAAACTTATTGCAATTGTCCCACAAAGAACTTATTTGTTTAACGATACTATAGTAAATAATATAAAAGTGGGAAGAAATATAGATGAAAAAATTATATTAGATTTATGCAAAAAATTTGAATTAATAAACTCTAATAATAATTTGAATCTAGAATCAATGGTTATTAACAATGGTTCTAATATTTCTGGGGGTGAGTGTCAAAAGATATCATTATTAAGAGCTATAGTTAATAATCCGCAAATAATAATATTTGATGAATTTTCTACATTTATTGATGAAAAAACTAAAAATATATTTTATAAATATATGAGACAAAACAAAGCAGGAAAGATAATAATTGTAATTTCTCATGAAACGCAGCTTGACTTAGAAGTAGATATTAATATTGACTTATCAAAACAAAAAATACATATAGACCAAAATTACAAAGAGGCTGTTTTATAA
- the dnaX gene encoding DNA polymerase III subunit gamma/tau, translated as MYKALYRKYRPQTFDQVWGQEHITTVLKNQILHGSIGHAYLFSGTRGTGKTSTAKIFARAVNCLNLVDGNPCNECEICKGIMDETIMDVIEMDAASNNSVEDVRELREKVKYPPSNCKYKVYIIDEVHMLSKGAFNALLKTLEEPPEHLIFILATTEVEKLPQTILSRCQRFDFKRITVNDIVSNMKKICSDMNVSVDESVLHLIARNCDGAMRDALSLLEQCISFEEGHISMEDALEILGITNYDLIFQLVDNIKYKELDKALNLINEIIQDGKDINQFIKDLIYHFRNLMIIKTSVHPSTIIEMEPEIIEMYKKQAQDISLSFILEALNIFNDSENKAKWSTQPRIILEMAVIRLIKMEGEKDIYERVKDLEDIIANGSIPVNHKPKEEKKEKPYKTEKIKINAQDKPADKVDKTEKSQRDDGNELNIDIIKERWDNVLKFIKEKKIVIHALLIEGSPISYENGILSIEYKQGYGIHREAISKDDNKNFVEKILSEYFNKEIKVRFVMEGENLLEINKEEKEDILKPIIDFFGKDLIEVEKKNKEEE; from the coding sequence ATGTATAAGGCTTTATATAGGAAATATCGTCCTCAAACTTTTGACCAAGTGTGGGGACAGGAACATATAACCACAGTTCTTAAAAATCAGATTTTACACGGAAGCATTGGGCATGCTTATCTTTTTTCCGGAACCCGAGGGACAGGGAAAACTTCTACGGCTAAGATATTTGCAAGAGCTGTTAACTGTTTAAATCTTGTTGACGGGAACCCCTGCAACGAATGTGAGATATGCAAAGGGATAATGGATGAGACTATAATGGATGTAATTGAAATGGATGCAGCAAGCAACAACAGCGTAGAAGATGTAAGAGAACTGAGAGAAAAAGTAAAGTATCCTCCTTCAAATTGTAAATATAAAGTATATATAATAGATGAAGTTCATATGCTCTCTAAGGGAGCTTTTAATGCGCTTTTGAAAACATTGGAGGAACCTCCGGAACATTTGATATTCATTTTAGCAACGACAGAAGTGGAAAAGTTACCTCAGACTATTTTGTCCAGATGCCAAAGATTTGATTTTAAAAGAATTACTGTAAATGATATAGTAAGTAATATGAAGAAAATATGTTCTGATATGAATGTGTCAGTAGATGAAAGCGTGCTACATCTTATAGCAAGGAATTGTGACGGCGCAATGAGGGACGCTTTAAGCCTTTTGGAGCAATGTATTTCTTTTGAAGAAGGGCATATTTCCATGGAAGATGCTTTAGAAATACTGGGGATAACGAATTATGATTTAATATTTCAATTAGTAGATAATATAAAATATAAAGAATTGGACAAAGCATTGAATTTGATAAATGAAATAATCCAGGACGGAAAGGACATAAATCAGTTTATAAAGGATTTAATATATCATTTTAGAAACCTCATGATTATCAAGACTTCCGTTCACCCTTCGACTATCATTGAAATGGAGCCGGAAATAATCGAAATGTATAAAAAACAAGCCCAGGATATATCCTTGTCTTTTATACTTGAAGCTTTAAATATTTTCAATGATAGTGAAAATAAAGCCAAATGGTCGACTCAACCGAGAATTATACTTGAGATGGCTGTTATAAGACTTATAAAGATGGAAGGAGAAAAAGATATTTATGAAAGAGTAAAGGACCTAGAGGATATAATAGCTAATGGAAGTATACCGGTTAACCATAAACCAAAGGAAGAAAAAAAAGAAAAGCCTTACAAAACAGAAAAAATAAAAATTAATGCTCAAGATAAACCAGCAGATAAAGTTGATAAGACAGAAAAGAGTCAAAGAGATGACGGAAATGAGCTCAATATAGATATTATAAAGGAACGATGGGACAATGTTCTCAAATTCATAAAAGAGAAAAAAATAGTTATTCATGCTTTACTAATAGAAGGTTCTCCCATATCATATGAAAATGGTATTTTATCCATAGAATATAAACAAGGCTATGGTATACACAGAGAAGCCATAAGCAAGGATGACAACAAGAATTTTGTTGAAAAGATTTTATCCGAGTATTTTAATAAAGAGATAAAAGTCCGATTTGTAATGGAAGGGGAAAATTTATTAGAAATAAATAAAGAAGAAAAGGAAGACATTCTTAAACCCATAATTGATTTTTTTGGAAAGGATTTAATTGAAGTTGAAAAAAAGAATAAGGAGGAAGAATAA
- a CDS encoding YbaB/EbfC family nucleoid-associated protein, whose product MAKGGFPGGGNMGNMMKQVQKMQKQMTELQSQLEEKEVEASAGGGAVVAKANGKKELISITIDKDVVDPDDLEMLQDLILAAVNEALRNAENYVQEEMKKITGGMNIPGLF is encoded by the coding sequence ATGGCTAAAGGCGGATTCCCTGGAGGGGGAAATATGGGAAATATGATGAAGCAAGTTCAAAAGATGCAAAAGCAGATGACAGAACTTCAAAGCCAGCTTGAAGAAAAAGAAGTGGAGGCAAGTGCAGGAGGAGGAGCGGTAGTAGCTAAAGCTAACGGGAAAAAAGAATTAATTTCTATTACTATAGATAAAGATGTAGTCGATCCGGATGATTTGGAGATGCTTCAGGATTTAATATTGGCAGCAGTAAACGAAGCTCTGAGGAATGCAGAAAATTATGTACAGGAGGAAATGAAGAAGATAACAGGAGGAATGAATATTCCCGGGTTATTTTAG
- the recR gene encoding recombination mediator RecR, with the protein MDYYALPIANLIEEFSKLPGIGRKTAQRLAFYVLESDTKDAEKLANSIINAKEKVKYCSICCNLTDDDPCYICTDKKRDTSTICVVEGPKDVVAMERTREYHGLYHVLHGAISPIENIGPDDIKIRELLERVKDGQIREVILATNPTVEGEATAMYIAKLLKPFEIKTTRIAHGIPVGGDLDYLDEITLSKAMEGRREI; encoded by the coding sequence ATGGACTATTATGCTTTGCCTATAGCAAATTTAATAGAAGAGTTTTCCAAACTTCCCGGAATAGGGAGGAAAACTGCTCAAAGATTAGCCTTTTATGTATTGGAATCAGATACTAAAGATGCGGAAAAATTAGCAAATTCAATTATTAATGCAAAAGAGAAGGTAAAATATTGCAGCATATGCTGTAATTTGACTGATGATGATCCTTGTTATATTTGCACAGATAAAAAAAGGGATACCTCTACTATATGCGTAGTAGAAGGTCCAAAAGATGTAGTTGCAATGGAAAGGACAAGAGAATATCATGGACTGTATCATGTTCTTCACGGAGCCATATCACCTATTGAAAATATAGGCCCTGATGATATAAAGATCAGGGAACTTTTAGAAAGAGTTAAGGATGGGCAAATAAGGGAAGTGATCCTTGCCACAAATCCCACAGTAGAAGGGGAAGCAACAGCAATGTATATAGCAAAACTGTTAAAACCCTTTGAAATAAAAACAACAAGAATTGCCCACGGAATACCTGTGGGGGGAGACTTGGACTACCTTGATGAGATAACTTTATCTAAGGCTATGGAAGGAAGAAGAGAAATATAA
- a CDS encoding ATP-grasp domain-containing protein has product MNDVEHLIISNSLDFTTDYVCYELQRRSQSYLRLNRDKFRDYRITINLSNGIMNIWIENQKFNIREATLKSVYFRAPVFLRDSYKGSISLEEQLYRSQWSSFIRNLIYFENVLWMNNPVSTYKAENKILQLKYASEVGFDIPKTVITNDEQIKIADSDNHIVKSLDTALFRKSDKEMFVYSNVIKGIELKKGSLKEAPIILQEYIYPKIDLRVTIIGNEVKAVKIIKENEGIDGDWRRCKDDVEFIPYELPEDVVKKSIELVKKLNLSFGAIDLAYHNSKYYFIEINPTGEWAWLVETANQRIDVDIVNMLIEGK; this is encoded by the coding sequence GTGAATGATGTTGAGCATCTAATAATATCTAACTCATTGGATTTTACAACTGATTATGTATGTTATGAATTACAACGTAGGAGTCAAAGTTATCTTCGACTAAATAGGGACAAGTTTAGAGACTATCGTATAACCATTAATTTATCTAATGGTATTATGAATATATGGATAGAAAACCAAAAATTTAATATTAGAGAAGCTACTTTAAAATCAGTATACTTTAGGGCTCCTGTTTTCTTAAGAGATAGTTATAAAGGTTCAATAAGTTTAGAAGAACAGTTATATAGAAGTCAGTGGAGTTCATTTATCAGGAATTTAATTTATTTTGAAAATGTTTTATGGATGAATAATCCCGTTTCAACTTATAAGGCAGAAAATAAAATTCTACAGCTGAAATATGCCAGTGAAGTCGGTTTTGATATACCGAAGACAGTAATAACAAATGATGAACAGATAAAAATAGCAGACAGTGATAATCATATTGTAAAATCTTTAGATACAGCGTTATTTAGAAAAAGTGATAAAGAAATGTTTGTTTATTCAAATGTTATTAAAGGTATTGAGCTTAAAAAAGGAAGTTTAAAGGAAGCCCCGATTATCCTTCAAGAATATATTTATCCTAAAATAGATTTGAGAGTCACAATTATTGGCAACGAGGTTAAAGCAGTTAAAATTATTAAAGAAAATGAAGGTATTGATGGTGATTGGAGAAGATGTAAAGATGATGTTGAATTTATTCCTTATGAATTGCCCGAAGATGTTGTAAAAAAATCAATAGAACTTGTTAAAAAACTCAATTTATCATTTGGCGCAATTGATTTGGCATATCATAATTCAAAATATTATTTTATTGAGATAAATCCTACTGGCGAGTGGGCATGGTTAGTTGAAACTGCTAATCAAAGGATAGACGTAGACATTGTAAATATGCTTATTGAGGGTAAATAA
- a CDS encoding four helix bundle protein, which yields MAKYNYHIKDFKKLIVWAKARELAQDIYKIAAKFPNFETHAAKSQIIRSATSIGANIAEGNGQLYPKKQISFLNNALGSASETRHWLIVALDNKYISKEEYDLYDGHLIEITKMLIGLIKKLDYELKTNIA from the coding sequence ATGGCAAAATACAATTATCACATAAAAGACTTTAAAAAACTAATCGTCTGGGCTAAAGCTAGAGAATTAGCCCAAGATATTTATAAAATTGCTGCTAAATTTCCAAACTTCGAAACCCACGCAGCAAAATCTCAAATTATTAGGTCAGCTACCTCCATTGGCGCAAATATCGCCGAAGGCAACGGTCAGCTATATCCTAAAAAGCAAATATCATTTTTAAACAATGCTCTTGGCAGTGCATCCGAGACAAGGCATTGGTTGATTGTCGCATTAGATAATAAATATATTTCAAAAGAAGAATATGATTTATATGATGGCCATTTAATAGAAATCACAAAAATGCTCATTGGTCTTATAAAAAAATTGGATTATGAGTTGAAGACTAATATTGCATAA
- a CDS encoding TIGR04540 family protein codes for MKGKRVFTIIKTFYKNQTEVAEAINFVLDSYWVDEIKEEEMIQTIKDIIRNNDSLLYKNGDYTTIIKQRSGKRRLEIVSRIKEDL; via the coding sequence TTGAAAGGGAAGAGGGTGTTTACTATTATAAAAACCTTCTATAAAAATCAAACGGAAGTTGCAGAAGCGATAAACTTTGTTCTAGATAGCTATTGGGTTGACGAAATTAAAGAAGAGGAAATGATTCAGACGATCAAAGATATAATTAGGAATAACGATTCATTATTGTATAAAAATGGGGATTACACTACCATTATAAAGCAACGCTCTGGGAAAAGAAGGTTGGAGATCGTATCTAGAATCAAGGAGGATTTATAG
- a CDS encoding site-specific DNA-methyltransferase, producing MSKSFEKLRKLLEEMFQLNQADLDFGIYRIMNYKRREIEKFLDEDLLPQVRGELEKYISVKQESLIEEMDDLKKTLDTTGVVYEQSAKYVALKSQIENGLSVEQAESEVYSHLANFFGRYYDNGDFISARRYKKGVYAIPYEGEEVKLHWANADQYYIKTTEYFRDYSFKLPCGKIVHFKLVEANTEKDNNKAPKGKERRFVIYKEEPFKIKDGELYIHFEYKVDNKKQDKLIAEALDLIKTHIKVSSDYAPFIEIFTQSPTEKNPNRTLIEKHLNDYTARNTFDYFIHKDLGGFLRRELDFYLKNEVMFLDDLNTENERRVEEYITKIKVIKSIGHKIIEFLAQIEDFQKKLWLKKKFIVQSDYCITLDKVDESFYPEIIDNERQIEEWKKLFAIDEIEGYVEPLTIKFLKENPYLVLDTAFYDENFKEKLIESIDNIDENIDGLLVHSENFQALNLMHERYKGNIDCCYIDPPYNTDNDDFVYKDKFKHSSWLSMMYDRVTNAKKLLNKDSKIAISIDDNENANLLFLGKSIFGDENFVGNITWEKRTKAQNTQTARKMLQSKTEYIYIFRNSDKKQEFNLEQKGEKEYPLKDDKGVYRIQEVGQMSSSGIRGRQTMIFSIKGIFPNENMQWKLGKDEIERLEKENRIIIKENRPFVIYRPKHEEGVIYTPFWSHFFDKDVYGTAEVGLKEVGKEFGFGSKIETVKPSKLIKKLMFHISNIDKDNSLILDFFAGSGTTGHAVINLNREDEGNRKYILVEMGEYFDTVLKPRIQKVIYSKEWKNGKPVDREGSSHIFKYIKLESYDDTLNNLTMKIDSHGQKVIEQYDHIREQYMLSYMLDKETEGSISLLNIDSFKNPFDYKLNIANGLETKETVVDLVETFNYLIGLTVHSIGAKEYFDVEPVHDEKRPGKVKLNFAKYGEGEYVFKEVEGILRTGEKALIIWRNMTDDIAKDNAALDAYFEKRRYNTRDFEYDRIYVNGDNNLFNFKLADETWKVVLIEEEFKKKMFDVQEL from the coding sequence ATGAGCAAAAGTTTTGAGAAATTAAGAAAGCTACTAGAAGAAATGTTTCAGCTGAATCAAGCTGATCTTGATTTTGGCATATATCGAATTATGAATTATAAAAGGAGAGAGATAGAAAAATTCCTTGATGAAGATTTATTACCACAGGTAAGAGGGGAATTAGAAAAATATATTTCAGTAAAGCAAGAAAGTCTTATTGAAGAAATGGATGATTTAAAAAAGACCCTTGATACCACAGGGGTTGTATATGAGCAAAGTGCGAAATATGTGGCTTTAAAATCCCAAATAGAAAATGGGTTAAGTGTTGAGCAGGCTGAATCAGAAGTCTATTCTCATTTAGCTAATTTCTTTGGCAGATATTATGATAACGGTGACTTTATATCTGCTAGAAGATATAAAAAAGGGGTATATGCCATCCCTTATGAAGGTGAGGAAGTAAAACTTCATTGGGCAAATGCAGATCAATACTACATTAAAACTACAGAGTATTTTAGAGATTATTCCTTCAAATTGCCCTGTGGAAAAATTGTTCATTTTAAATTAGTGGAAGCAAATACGGAAAAGGATAACAATAAAGCCCCAAAAGGTAAAGAAAGAAGATTTGTAATATATAAGGAAGAGCCTTTCAAAATAAAAGATGGTGAACTTTATATACATTTTGAATACAAAGTAGATAACAAAAAACAGGACAAGTTAATTGCCGAAGCTTTGGATTTAATCAAAACTCATATTAAAGTTAGTAGCGATTATGCTCCTTTTATTGAAATCTTTACTCAAAGTCCTACTGAAAAGAACCCCAATAGGACTTTGATTGAAAAACATTTAAATGATTATACGGCAAGAAATACTTTTGATTATTTTATTCACAAAGATTTAGGAGGATTTTTAAGAAGGGAGCTAGATTTTTATTTAAAAAACGAAGTCATGTTTCTCGATGATCTAAATACAGAAAATGAGCGCAGGGTAGAAGAATATATTACTAAAATAAAAGTTATTAAATCTATAGGGCACAAGATCATTGAGTTCCTTGCTCAAATAGAAGACTTCCAAAAAAAGTTATGGTTAAAGAAAAAGTTTATCGTACAATCGGATTACTGTATTACCCTAGATAAAGTGGATGAAAGCTTTTACCCAGAAATCATAGATAATGAAAGACAAATCGAAGAGTGGAAAAAGCTTTTTGCTATAGATGAAATAGAAGGTTATGTAGAGCCTTTAACGATAAAATTTTTAAAAGAAAATCCTTATTTGGTATTAGATACGGCTTTTTACGATGAAAATTTTAAAGAAAAGCTCATAGAGAGTATTGATAATATCGATGAAAATATAGATGGACTTTTAGTACATAGTGAGAACTTTCAAGCGTTGAATTTGATGCATGAGAGGTATAAGGGAAATATAGACTGTTGTTACATTGATCCACCCTACAATACTGATAATGATGATTTTGTTTATAAAGATAAGTTTAAGCATAGTAGTTGGCTGTCTATGATGTATGATAGAGTAACAAATGCTAAAAAACTATTAAATAAGGATTCTAAAATAGCAATATCTATTGATGATAATGAAAATGCAAATTTACTATTTTTAGGGAAAAGTATTTTTGGGGATGAGAATTTTGTTGGGAATATTACTTGGGAAAAAAGAACAAAAGCACAAAATACTCAAACAGCTAGAAAAATGCTTCAATCTAAAACAGAATATATATATATATTTAGAAATAGTGATAAGAAACAAGAATTTAATTTAGAACAAAAAGGGGAAAAAGAATATCCTTTAAAGGATGATAAAGGTGTATATAGGATTCAAGAAGTTGGTCAAATGTCTTCAAGCGGTATTAGAGGAAGGCAAACTATGATTTTTTCTATAAAAGGTATATTTCCTAATGAAAACATGCAATGGAAACTTGGAAAGGACGAAATAGAAAGATTAGAAAAGGAAAATAGAATTATAATTAAAGAAAATAGACCATTTGTAATATATAGACCTAAACATGAGGAAGGGGTTATATACACTCCGTTTTGGTCTCATTTCTTTGATAAGGATGTCTATGGCACAGCAGAAGTAGGTCTAAAAGAAGTTGGAAAAGAATTTGGTTTTGGCAGTAAAATTGAAACTGTAAAACCTTCAAAACTTATTAAAAAGCTTATGTTTCATATTAGCAATATTGATAAAGATAATTCACTTATTCTTGATTTTTTTGCAGGCTCTGGCACTACAGGTCATGCGGTTATAAATCTCAATAGAGAAGATGAAGGAAACCGTAAATATATCCTTGTCGAGATGGGTGAATATTTTGACACGGTGTTAAAGCCCAGAATCCAAAAAGTGATTTACTCAAAAGAGTGGAAAAATGGTAAACCTGTTGATAGGGAAGGTTCTAGCCATATATTTAAGTACATAAAACTTGAATCATATGATGACACCTTAAACAACTTGACAATGAAAATAGATTCACACGGGCAAAAAGTTATTGAACAGTATGATCATATAAGGGAACAATATATGCTTTCTTATATGCTGGATAAAGAAACCGAAGGAAGCATATCTTTATTAAACATAGATAGCTTTAAGAATCCATTTGATTATAAACTCAATATTGCTAATGGTTTAGAAACCAAAGAAACAGTAGTAGATCTTGTGGAAACATTTAATTATTTGATTGGTCTTACTGTTCACAGTATCGGTGCTAAAGAATATTTTGATGTAGAGCCTGTTCATGATGAAAAAAGGCCAGGAAAAGTAAAGCTAAATTTTGCAAAGTATGGTGAAGGGGAATATGTATTTAAAGAAGTAGAGGGAATTCTTCGGACTGGAGAAAAAGCACTCATTATCTGGAGAAATATGACCGATGATATTGCCAAGGACAACGCAGCCCTTGACGCTTACTTTGAAAAGAGAAGATATAACACAAGAGACTTTGAATATGATCGTATTTATGTAAATGGAGATAATAATCTTTTCAATTTTAAACTTGCGGATGAGACATGGAAAGTGGTTTTAATTGAGGAAGAGTTTAAGAAGAAGATGTTTGACGTACAGGAACTATAA
- a CDS encoding DUF4238 domain-containing protein, whose protein sequence is MQITKNQHYVPRFYMKPFSMIKNEGTKKEKVLISFYQFKGNLFRDNIPTSSVCSEDFFYDEDGKVENKLAEEENKWGSTILKINRGEVLTANDIKNIREFTAYQISRTKAMLAHNQDMVTTILTDVLYNRNSDLNKSVINEMVEKKVESEITSEYNLDFVNDILSTIDDLKMIILENKTDIAFFTSDVPVIIVNPLGIHRAGLGDIGTVVFFPISQKKMVMFYDSKLYGKIAEEIQDSECIYTFNKYQYVSADERILALNSIEFEKFIQDKELNAFREKFHVSAKTTTSYDGIGTFMAAKSRSIEYYLDIPILKLPKSLKKIPRDFRETFPRNYNFKTRRAILCRVYREPDFIKEEKLKNHWRQMQEYAKVLLEYLDYYWNTPKEDCVISGEFMRQLKEVPVNFFPTREL, encoded by the coding sequence ATGCAAATAACAAAGAATCAACATTATGTTCCTCGTTTTTATATGAAACCATTTTCAATGATTAAAAATGAAGGAACAAAAAAAGAAAAAGTACTAATATCTTTTTATCAATTTAAGGGTAACTTGTTTAGAGATAATATACCAACTTCTTCTGTTTGTTCGGAAGATTTTTTCTATGATGAGGATGGGAAAGTAGAAAATAAACTTGCTGAAGAAGAAAACAAATGGGGAAGTACAATTTTAAAAATTAATCGTGGTGAGGTACTAACAGCAAATGATATTAAAAATATCAGAGAATTTACTGCATATCAGATAAGTAGGACTAAAGCGATGCTTGCTCATAATCAAGACATGGTTACAACAATACTAACTGATGTTTTGTATAATCGAAATAGTGATTTGAATAAGTCCGTTATAAATGAGATGGTTGAAAAGAAAGTTGAAAGTGAAATAACCTCTGAGTATAATTTAGATTTTGTGAACGATATTTTATCTACTATTGATGATTTAAAGATGATTATTTTAGAAAATAAAACGGATATTGCTTTTTTTACATCAGATGTTCCTGTAATTATTGTTAATCCTTTAGGGATCCATCGTGCTGGTCTGGGGGATATTGGTACAGTTGTCTTTTTTCCGATATCTCAAAAAAAGATGGTGATGTTTTATGATAGTAAACTTTATGGAAAAATCGCAGAAGAAATACAGGATTCAGAATGCATTTATACTTTTAACAAATACCAATATGTTAGTGCGGACGAGAGAATATTGGCGTTGAATTCGATAGAGTTTGAGAAATTCATACAAGACAAGGAATTGAATGCTTTTCGAGAAAAATTCCATGTTTCAGCAAAAACCACCACGAGTTATGACGGCATCGGTACATTTATGGCTGCTAAGTCGAGGAGTATTGAATACTATCTTGATATTCCTATACTTAAATTACCAAAATCATTAAAAAAGATACCAAGAGACTTTAGAGAAACATTTCCACGTAACTACAATTTTAAAACTAGAAGGGCAATATTATGTAGGGTTTATCGTGAACCGGATTTCATTAAAGAAGAAAAACTCAAAAATCATTGGAGACAAATGCAAGAATATGCAAAAGTATTACTAGAATATTTAGATTACTACTGGAATACGCCAAAGGAAGATTGTGTTATCTCAGGAGAGTTTATGAGACAGTTAAAGGAAGTCCCAGTGAACTTTTTTCCCACGAGAGAATTGTAA
- a CDS encoding PcfB family protein, with the protein MVNDDVNNKAINIEIKVAQYSAKAILKAMKKIMEDAAEKSQPLAEYLSEKRKTNSRKLKDMVKKGQIENIDLQKGEVKELKKQLNRYGVNFSVMKNKESGLYSVFFQAKDTKVMDLAFKKAIERSEKKENKRESTKEILNKFKERVKNMAVKDKVKEKRHEHER; encoded by the coding sequence ATGGTAAATGATGATGTCAATAACAAAGCTATAAACATTGAGATTAAGGTTGCACAGTATTCTGCAAAAGCTATTTTAAAAGCAATGAAAAAAATCATGGAAGATGCTGCTGAGAAAAGTCAGCCACTTGCGGAATATCTTAGCGAAAAAAGAAAAACTAATTCAAGAAAGCTTAAGGATATGGTAAAGAAGGGTCAGATTGAAAATATTGATTTACAGAAAGGTGAGGTCAAGGAATTAAAAAAGCAGCTTAACCGATACGGAGTTAATTTTTCTGTTATGAAGAATAAGGAATCAGGGCTTTACTCTGTATTCTTCCAAGCCAAGGATACCAAGGTTATGGATTTAGCTTTTAAAAAGGCTATAGAAAGATCTGAAAAGAAAGAAAACAAAAGGGAGTCTACAAAAGAAATACTAAATAAATTTAAGGAAAGGGTGAAAAATATGGCAGTTAAAGACAAGGTTAAGGAAAAACGTCATGAACATGAGAGATAA